CCTCCACGGCCCGTGCCGCTCTGCCGTGCAGGACGCTGCGCTGGCGCATATGCTCTGGCCGGAGGGCGTTATGAACAAGTCAGACCTGATCGACCACGTCGCCAGCCAGGCCGGCCTCAGCAAGAAGCAGGCCGGAGCCGCCGTCAACGCCGTCTTCGACGGCATCCAGGCGCAGCTAGCCAAGGGCGGGAGCGTGAGCATCACGGGCTTCGGCACGTTCGACGTCCGCAGCCGCAAGGCCCGCACCGGCGTCAAGCCGGGCACCGGCGAGCGCATCAAGATCCCGGCCAGCAAGGCGCCCGGCTTCAAGGCCGGCAAGACCTTGAAGGACGCGGTCAAGGGCTCCTGAGCGGCTAGGCCGTGACCGCAGCGCGGGGCGGCGCCTCGGCGCGCCGCCCCGTCGTGTTCCAGGGCGACCGGCGCGCCCGCGCCGGGGCCGCCCACATGGCGACGCCGGCCCCACGCCGTCGCGGAGGGGCGACGAGGCCGCGGGCGTGTGGTTCGCTGTGGCGAGGTCGGAGCTGGGGAGGACCGTCGTGCGCTCGTTGGCCCTGCTGGCGCTTCTCGCGGCTGCCTCGGCGGCGCTGGGGCAGGTCGCGCCCGTGCCGTCCGTCAACCGCAACACGGTCCTCGACCTGCTGGTGTTCCTCGCGCCCGGGTTCA
The sequence above is drawn from the Trueperaceae bacterium genome and encodes:
- a CDS encoding HU family DNA-binding protein, which codes for MNKSDLIDHVASQAGLSKKQAGAAVNAVFDGIQAQLAKGGSVSITGFGTFDVRSRKARTGVKPGTGERIKIPASKAPGFKAGKTLKDAVKGS